One genomic region from Haloterrigena gelatinilytica encodes:
- a CDS encoding cohesin domain-containing protein, producing MAEKRLAAVRSAALAAVVACGLLLAPLAFVPAPAGAIDSATLLYFDSEGFNDDTTEIDVAAGETVTLDLVASTHGNPAGNGISGLSYAIEYDPDVLTVTDVRQGPMLAGGEGGNATVDGDVEIDDEAGVITVEQERTPPGNGATGTGPTATITLEVSEDAPTTDEPLAIADDSAMFPSGYPVDPVERNATLVVDGAAGDESDGGLEDPVPGLTLLAGLAGLAGLGAALWLRARR from the coding sequence ATGGCTGAGAAGCGGCTTGCGGCCGTCCGCTCGGCCGCGCTGGCGGCCGTCGTCGCCTGCGGGCTCCTCCTCGCCCCGCTCGCGTTCGTCCCCGCGCCGGCCGGCGCCATCGACAGCGCGACGCTGCTGTACTTCGACTCCGAGGGGTTCAACGACGACACGACCGAGATCGACGTCGCGGCCGGCGAGACCGTGACGCTCGATCTCGTGGCGAGCACGCACGGCAACCCCGCGGGCAACGGGATCAGCGGGCTCTCCTACGCGATCGAGTACGACCCCGACGTGCTCACCGTGACCGACGTCCGACAGGGACCGATGCTGGCCGGCGGGGAGGGCGGGAACGCCACGGTCGACGGCGACGTCGAGATCGACGACGAAGCCGGCGTGATTACGGTCGAGCAGGAGCGGACCCCGCCGGGGAACGGCGCGACGGGAACCGGACCGACGGCGACGATCACTCTCGAGGTCAGCGAGGACGCGCCGACGACCGACGAGCCCCTCGCGATCGCGGACGACTCGGCGATGTTCCCGAGCGGCTATCCGGTCGATCCGGTCGAACGCAACGCGACGCTGGTCGTCGACGGCGCCGCGGGCGACGAGAGCGACGGCGGCCTCGAGGATCCCGTCCCCGGACTGACGCTGCTGGCCGGGTTGGCCGGGCTGGCCGGTCTCGGCGCGGCGCTCTGGCTGCGGGCCCGACGGTAG
- a CDS encoding 1,4-dihydroxy-2-naphthoate polyprenyltransferase codes for MSTAEVDISRTKAWLMAARPQTLPAAAAPVIAGTGVALHEGVFAPLPALLAFVGAALIQIGTNFANDYYDAIKGADTDDREGFTRVTQAGIISPEQVKLATFVTFALAILSGTYLVYVGGLPILVVGLASVVCGWAYTGGPYPLGYHGLGDLFVFIFFGLVAVMGTFYVQAAATLAEPLTTTIPEGTVTREAFLASLPVAGISTAIIVVNNIRDLETDAETGKRTLAVRIGYRWSRVEYAALLGLAYLVPPWLWLAEGFGPRALLPLASLPYAAVVARTVCTRTDGEALNPALEGTGKLLAIYAILFAAGVAT; via the coding sequence ATGAGTACGGCCGAGGTCGATATCTCACGAACGAAGGCGTGGTTGATGGCCGCACGCCCGCAGACGCTGCCCGCGGCCGCGGCGCCGGTGATCGCCGGGACGGGGGTCGCGCTCCACGAGGGCGTGTTCGCCCCGCTGCCGGCGCTGCTGGCGTTCGTCGGCGCGGCGCTGATCCAGATCGGGACCAACTTCGCGAACGACTACTACGACGCGATCAAGGGGGCCGACACCGACGACAGGGAGGGGTTCACCCGGGTGACCCAGGCGGGGATCATCTCCCCGGAACAGGTGAAGCTGGCGACGTTCGTCACTTTCGCGCTGGCGATCCTGTCGGGGACCTACCTCGTCTACGTCGGCGGCCTGCCGATCCTCGTCGTCGGACTGGCGAGCGTCGTCTGCGGCTGGGCCTACACCGGCGGCCCCTATCCGCTGGGCTACCACGGCCTCGGGGACCTGTTCGTCTTCATTTTCTTCGGACTCGTCGCCGTGATGGGGACGTTCTACGTCCAGGCCGCGGCGACGCTCGCCGAACCGCTGACGACGACGATCCCCGAGGGAACCGTCACCCGCGAGGCGTTCCTCGCGAGCCTCCCGGTCGCCGGCATCTCGACGGCGATCATCGTGGTGAACAACATCCGCGACCTCGAGACCGACGCCGAGACCGGCAAACGGACGCTGGCGGTTCGGATCGGCTACCGCTGGAGCCGCGTCGAGTACGCCGCGCTGCTCGGGCTCGCCTACCTCGTGCCGCCGTGGCTCTGGCTGGCCGAGGGGTTCGGCCCGCGCGCGTTGCTGCCCCTCGCCTCGCTGCCCTACGCGGCCGTCGTCGCCCGCACGGTCTGTACGCGGACCGACGGCGAGGCGCTGAACCCGGCGCTCGAGGGAACCGGCAAACTGCTGGCGATCTACGCGATCCTGTTCGCCGCGGGGGTGGCGACGTAG
- a CDS encoding mandelate racemase/muconate lactonizing enzyme family protein, whose protein sequence is MSDDRELDLEYRPFSLDLADPLETADGTIDSRNGFLVRITDRGADDSPVGYGEATPLPGWTESHADCEAALARAAEEIEAGSAAAIEAVDEQVAARHAVGLALTDLTAQRESTPLYRYIGQGPMVGRVPVNATIGDGSTVETVREATDAVDRGFSCCKLKAGRRSVEEDIERIRRVREAVGPDVELRVDANEGWTYEEAATALEAAAEFDVSLLEQPLPAGALEGHADLRADDRGEGVDIALDEGLLEHGVDAICDAEAADALVLKPMALGGVDVARTVSAWVSELDIDPIVTTTIDAVVARTGAVHLAASIPDVSACGLATADLLANDLGKDPVLLEKGSAVVPQAKGLGVEGVWEE, encoded by the coding sequence ATGTCCGACGACCGAGAGCTCGACCTCGAGTACCGACCGTTTTCGCTCGATCTCGCGGATCCGCTCGAGACGGCCGACGGGACGATCGACTCGCGCAACGGCTTCCTCGTTCGGATCACCGATCGGGGGGCCGACGACAGCCCCGTGGGATACGGCGAGGCGACGCCGCTGCCGGGCTGGACGGAGTCCCACGCCGACTGCGAGGCGGCGCTGGCGCGGGCCGCCGAAGAGATCGAGGCCGGCTCTGCCGCGGCGATCGAGGCGGTCGACGAGCAGGTCGCGGCCAGACACGCGGTCGGGCTCGCGCTGACGGATCTGACAGCGCAGCGCGAATCGACGCCGCTGTACCGGTACATCGGACAGGGACCGATGGTCGGGCGGGTGCCGGTCAACGCGACGATCGGCGACGGCTCGACGGTCGAGACCGTCCGGGAGGCCACCGATGCCGTCGACCGCGGGTTCAGTTGTTGCAAGCTGAAAGCCGGCCGGCGGAGCGTCGAGGAGGACATCGAACGGATCCGGCGCGTCCGCGAGGCCGTCGGGCCCGACGTCGAACTGCGGGTCGACGCCAACGAGGGCTGGACGTACGAGGAGGCGGCGACAGCGCTCGAGGCCGCCGCCGAGTTCGACGTGTCGCTGCTCGAGCAGCCGCTTCCCGCGGGGGCCCTCGAGGGGCACGCGGACCTCCGCGCGGACGATCGGGGAGAGGGGGTCGACATCGCGCTCGACGAGGGGCTGCTCGAACACGGCGTCGACGCGATCTGCGACGCCGAGGCGGCCGACGCCCTCGTCCTGAAGCCGATGGCGCTGGGCGGCGTCGACGTCGCCCGAACGGTCTCGGCGTGGGTGAGCGAACTCGACATCGACCCGATCGTGACGACGACGATCGACGCCGTCGTCGCCCGGACGGGGGCGGTCCACCTGGCCGCGTCGATCCCCGACGTGTCGGCCTGCGGGCTGGCCACCGCGGACCTGCTCGCGAACGACCTCGGCAAGGATCCCGTCCTCCTCGAGAAGGGGTCGGCGGTCGTCCCACAGGCGAAGGGGCTGGGCGTCGAGGGGGTGTGGGAGGAGTGA
- a CDS encoding class I adenylate-forming enzyme family protein, with protein MTPGPVEWPTRDLLAHRASTTPDATAVIDADNDESWTFGEFDRRVDAVAARLESLLADSDGRLDDPARLGVLMETRVEFAELYFAAMRRGVTVVPLNVRETAAELESKVRRTDLDALVCEAETADLAAEIADCPIASVDESEGGGVDSLRSNGGTTPDLEPVVLERDRTHLLMFTSGTSGDPKIVRLTLGNLVSSANASAFRLGVTPDDRWLCCLPMYHMGGLAPVVRSTLYGTPVVIQRSFDPEATARVVDEYDITGVSLVPTMCKRLLDAGWSPPDSLRFVLLGGAPASSELLERCREAGVPVHPTYGMTETASQIATATPEEVATREGTVGRPLVCTDVTVVDESGEPCPAGESGELVVAGPTVTPGYLSDAETEAAFGEHGLHTGDIGYRDEGGRLWILNRRSDRIVTGGENVDPGEVIAALRSHPAVEEAAVVGLEDPEWGERVAALVVPANGAATDASGTDAIDIESLLTHCDDRLAGFKRPKTIGIADALPRTASGTVDRTAVRERLLEGGIDATESA; from the coding sequence GTGACGCCCGGGCCGGTCGAGTGGCCGACGAGGGACCTCCTCGCCCACCGCGCGTCGACGACGCCTGACGCGACGGCCGTGATCGACGCCGACAACGACGAGTCGTGGACGTTCGGCGAGTTCGATCGGCGAGTCGACGCCGTCGCCGCCCGCCTCGAGTCGCTCCTCGCCGACTCCGACGGTCGACTCGACGACCCCGCCCGACTCGGCGTGTTGATGGAGACGCGCGTCGAGTTCGCCGAACTCTACTTCGCCGCGATGCGCCGGGGCGTCACGGTCGTCCCGCTGAACGTCCGCGAGACGGCCGCCGAACTCGAGTCGAAGGTTCGACGAACCGATCTCGACGCGCTCGTCTGCGAGGCCGAGACGGCGGACCTCGCCGCGGAAATCGCGGACTGTCCGATCGCCTCGGTCGACGAGTCCGAAGGCGGGGGCGTGGATTCGCTCCGCTCGAATGGCGGGACGACCCCGGATCTGGAGCCGGTCGTTCTCGAGCGCGACCGGACTCACCTGCTCATGTTCACTTCGGGGACCTCGGGCGATCCGAAGATCGTTCGGCTGACTCTCGGAAACCTCGTCTCGAGCGCGAACGCGTCGGCCTTCCGGCTGGGCGTCACGCCCGACGACCGGTGGCTCTGCTGTCTCCCGATGTACCACATGGGCGGGCTGGCCCCGGTCGTCCGCTCGACGCTCTACGGGACGCCCGTCGTGATCCAGCGGTCGTTCGATCCCGAGGCGACCGCGCGGGTCGTCGACGAGTACGATATCACGGGCGTCTCGCTCGTCCCGACGATGTGCAAGCGGCTGCTCGACGCCGGCTGGTCGCCGCCGGACTCGCTGCGGTTCGTCCTGCTGGGCGGCGCGCCCGCCTCGAGCGAGTTGCTCGAGCGCTGTCGCGAGGCCGGCGTGCCGGTCCACCCGACCTACGGGATGACCGAGACGGCCTCCCAGATCGCGACGGCGACGCCGGAGGAGGTGGCGACCCGTGAGGGAACGGTCGGCCGGCCGCTCGTCTGTACGGACGTGACGGTCGTCGACGAGAGCGGCGAGCCGTGTCCGGCGGGGGAGTCCGGCGAACTCGTCGTCGCCGGGCCGACGGTGACGCCGGGCTATCTCTCCGACGCTGAGACCGAGGCGGCCTTCGGCGAGCACGGCCTGCACACCGGCGATATCGGCTACCGCGACGAGGGCGGCCGTCTGTGGATCCTCAACCGGCGGAGCGACCGGATCGTCACCGGCGGCGAGAACGTCGATCCCGGCGAAGTGATCGCGGCGCTGCGCTCCCACCCGGCGGTCGAGGAGGCGGCGGTCGTCGGCCTCGAGGACCCGGAGTGGGGCGAACGCGTGGCCGCGCTGGTCGTCCCCGCTAACGGCGCCGCGACCGATGCCAGCGGGACCGACGCGATCGATATCGAGTCGCTGCTCACACACTGCGACGATCGGCTCGCGGGATTCAAGCGGCCGAAGACGATCGGGATCGCCGACGCCCTCCCCCGGACCGCCTCGGGGACCGTCGATCGGACGGCCGTCCGCGAACGGCTGCTCGAGGGCGGGATCGACGCGACCGAATCGGCGTGA
- a CDS encoding NRDE family protein, with protein sequence MCTLTLAWQVFEDAPVAVAANRDEAVGRESLPPGVYREDPLTVAPRDAEAGGTWIGYNERGVFAGITNKWTDADLAGERSRGLLVADVLEATSAAEAGAIVEAQTDDDEYDGFYLVVADETDAYCYYWDGSLERIDFEPGVHVVVNVAADETVDVPEFRADAGRRQAANARRVREALAVDGDGDGDGGTATGESVDEWLERAGEVLGDHEYGVCIHRNGFGTRSSSLIALGSAGPRYEFAPGPPCETAYEPVSLETDLASEGRE encoded by the coding sequence GTGTGTACACTGACCCTCGCCTGGCAGGTCTTCGAGGACGCGCCGGTCGCGGTCGCCGCTAACCGCGACGAGGCGGTCGGCCGCGAGTCGCTCCCGCCGGGCGTCTACCGCGAGGATCCGCTTACCGTCGCGCCCAGAGACGCCGAGGCCGGCGGAACGTGGATCGGTTACAACGAGCGCGGCGTCTTCGCGGGGATCACGAACAAGTGGACCGACGCCGACCTCGCGGGGGAGCGCTCGCGAGGCCTGCTCGTCGCCGACGTTCTCGAGGCGACGTCGGCCGCCGAAGCCGGTGCGATCGTCGAAGCCCAGACGGACGACGACGAGTACGACGGGTTCTACCTCGTCGTCGCCGACGAGACGGACGCGTACTGTTACTACTGGGACGGCTCCCTCGAGCGGATCGACTTCGAGCCCGGCGTCCACGTCGTGGTCAACGTCGCGGCCGACGAGACGGTCGACGTGCCCGAGTTCCGGGCGGATGCGGGGCGTCGGCAGGCCGCGAACGCTCGCAGGGTCCGCGAGGCGTTGGCGGTCGACGGCGACGGCGACGGAGACGGCGGCACCGCTACCGGCGAATCGGTCGACGAGTGGCTCGAGCGGGCCGGCGAGGTCTTGGGCGACCACGAGTACGGCGTCTGCATCCACCGCAACGGGTTCGGGACGCGGTCGTCGTCGCTGATCGCGCTCGGTTCCGCGGGGCCGCGCTACGAGTTCGCACCGGGACCACCCTGTGAGACGGCGTACGAACCCGTCTCTCTCGAGACCGATCTCGCCTCGGAGGGGCGGGAATAA
- a CDS encoding helix-turn-helix transcriptional regulator, whose protein sequence is MSMSTAEAELSEDERAGLELVRETGGIHQSDFWKELGVSSRKGSRIVESLVEKELVDREDTVYDGHNTYYITPTARDLDFTLLMAGDMLSPFIGEEEVDPNSDAFSQWIMNLAYED, encoded by the coding sequence GTGAGCATGTCGACGGCCGAAGCGGAACTCTCCGAGGACGAGCGCGCCGGGCTCGAACTCGTTCGCGAGACCGGCGGCATCCACCAGAGCGACTTCTGGAAGGAACTGGGCGTCTCCTCGCGAAAGGGCAGCCGGATCGTCGAGTCGCTGGTCGAAAAGGAACTCGTCGACCGAGAGGACACGGTCTACGACGGACACAACACCTACTACATCACGCCGACCGCTCGCGATCTGGATTTCACCCTGCTGATGGCCGGCGACATGCTCTCGCCGTTTATCGGCGAGGAGGAGGTCGATCCCAACAGCGACGCCTTCTCGCAGTGGATCATGAACCTCGCTTACGAGGACTAG
- the gatA gene encoding Asp-tRNA(Asn)/Glu-tRNA(Gln) amidotransferase subunit GatA — protein sequence MSENIYITEERIEGADDGPLSGTTVAVKDNISTEGVRTTCGSKMLEEYVPPYDATVVSRLKEAGATIVGKANMDEFGMGTTNETSHFGSVDNPAAPGRVPGGSSGGSAAAVAAGEADVALGSDTGGSVRCPAAFCGVVGIKPTYGLVSRYGLVAYANSLEQIGPFGETVEDAAQLLDVIAGDDERDATTRELPLEEGETYADAATGDVDGLQIGVPTELLDGADEGVVETFWDAIAELEDRGAEYHEVSLPSVEHAVEAYYVIAMSEASSNLARFDGVRYGHSADAEGNWNETFARTREEGFGDEVKRRILLGTYALSAGYHDKYYKKAQDARAWVKRDFDEALSDADVLASPTMPVPPFELGESLDDPLQMYLADANTVPVNLADLPAISVPAGETDGLPVGLQLVGPAFGERRLIRAASALA from the coding sequence ATGTCGGAGAACATCTACATCACCGAGGAGCGAATCGAGGGGGCCGACGACGGGCCGCTGTCGGGAACGACCGTCGCGGTCAAGGACAACATCTCGACCGAGGGCGTCCGGACGACCTGCGGTTCGAAGATGCTCGAAGAGTACGTCCCGCCCTACGACGCGACGGTCGTCTCCCGTCTCAAGGAGGCCGGCGCGACCATCGTCGGGAAGGCCAACATGGACGAGTTCGGGATGGGGACGACCAACGAGACCTCCCACTTCGGCTCGGTCGACAACCCCGCCGCGCCCGGTCGCGTCCCCGGCGGCTCCTCCGGCGGTTCGGCGGCCGCGGTCGCCGCCGGCGAGGCCGACGTCGCGCTGGGCTCGGACACCGGCGGCTCGGTCCGCTGTCCCGCCGCCTTCTGCGGCGTCGTCGGCATCAAGCCCACCTACGGCCTGGTCTCCCGGTACGGCCTGGTCGCCTACGCGAACAGCTTAGAGCAGATCGGTCCCTTCGGCGAGACCGTCGAGGACGCCGCGCAGTTGCTCGACGTCATCGCCGGCGACGACGAGCGGGACGCGACGACCCGCGAACTGCCTCTCGAGGAGGGCGAGACCTACGCCGACGCCGCGACCGGGGACGTTGACGGCCTGCAGATCGGGGTGCCAACGGAACTGCTCGACGGCGCCGACGAGGGCGTCGTCGAGACCTTCTGGGACGCCATCGCCGAGTTGGAGGACCGCGGCGCGGAGTACCACGAGGTCTCCCTGCCCTCCGTCGAGCACGCCGTCGAGGCCTACTACGTGATCGCGATGTCCGAGGCCTCCTCCAACCTGGCGCGGTTCGACGGCGTCCGCTACGGCCACTCGGCCGACGCCGAGGGCAACTGGAACGAGACGTTCGCCCGGACCCGCGAGGAAGGGTTCGGCGACGAGGTCAAGCGTCGGATCCTGCTCGGCACCTACGCCCTCTCGGCGGGCTACCACGACAAGTACTACAAGAAGGCTCAGGACGCCCGCGCGTGGGTCAAGCGGGACTTCGACGAGGCGCTCTCCGACGCGGACGTCCTCGCCTCGCCGACGATGCCCGTCCCGCCGTTCGAACTCGGCGAGAGCCTCGACGACCCGCTCCAGATGTACCTCGCCGACGCGAACACGGTGCCGGTCAATCTGGCCGACCTCCCCGCGATCTCGGTGCCGGCCGGCGAGACCGACGGCCTCCCCGTCGGGCTCCAGCTGGTCGGCCCCGCGTTCGGCGAGCGGCGGCTGATCCGCGCCGCGAGCGCGCTGGCCTGA
- the gatC gene encoding Asp-tRNA(Asn)/Glu-tRNA(Gln) amidotransferase subunit GatC, producing MSDDAVSPEEVRHVAGLARVDLDDDEVDRFARQFADILEYFETLDEVPEVDREAALTNVMRPDEERDSLDREAALENASETEDGYFKGPNVS from the coding sequence ATGAGCGACGACGCCGTCAGCCCCGAGGAGGTCCGCCACGTCGCGGGACTCGCTCGCGTCGACCTCGACGACGACGAGGTCGACCGGTTCGCGCGACAGTTCGCGGACATCCTCGAGTACTTCGAGACGCTAGACGAGGTGCCCGAGGTCGACCGCGAGGCCGCCCTCACGAACGTGATGCGCCCAGACGAGGAGCGCGACTCGCTGGACCGCGAGGCGGCCCTCGAGAACGCCTCGGAGACCGAGGACGGCTACTTCAAAGGACCGAACGTATCCTGA
- a CDS encoding alpha/beta fold hydrolase, whose amino-acid sequence MATMPSTRTGTDAELLSTVDAESTVREVNGVRLHVVAAGDENDPLVVLLHGFPEFWYGWRHQLEPLVEAGYRVLAPDQRGYNLSEKPEALRAYRIGECARDIAALIETEGRDGARVVGHDWGGMAAWDLALRHPSAVDRLAIVNAPHPTVYRQHLLSDPEQLRRSWYAAAIQLPWLPELAFRRNDFRLLERALRGTAAPGTFTDAELDRYRRAWARPDALTGMLDWYRAAARAPSPPPRERVDAPTTIVWGEDDAALTPSLAVDSDQRCRRSRLELLSETSHWVQHERPTRLTELLLETFENGA is encoded by the coding sequence ATGGCTACGATGCCGTCGACGCGGACCGGAACGGACGCGGAGCTACTGTCGACGGTCGACGCGGAATCGACCGTCCGGGAGGTCAACGGGGTCCGGTTGCACGTCGTCGCCGCGGGCGACGAGAACGACCCGCTCGTCGTCTTGTTGCACGGATTCCCCGAGTTCTGGTACGGCTGGCGCCACCAACTCGAGCCGCTCGTCGAGGCCGGTTACCGCGTGCTCGCGCCGGACCAACGAGGGTACAACCTGAGCGAGAAGCCGGAGGCGCTGCGGGCCTATCGAATCGGCGAGTGCGCGCGGGATATCGCCGCCCTGATCGAGACCGAGGGACGGGACGGCGCGCGCGTCGTCGGCCACGACTGGGGCGGCATGGCCGCCTGGGATCTCGCGCTTCGGCATCCCTCGGCGGTCGATCGGCTCGCGATCGTCAACGCGCCGCATCCGACGGTCTACCGCCAGCACCTGCTGTCGGACCCCGAGCAGTTGCGCCGCAGTTGGTACGCGGCAGCGATCCAGCTCCCGTGGCTGCCCGAACTGGCCTTCCGGCGCAACGACTTCCGACTGCTCGAGCGCGCGCTCCGGGGGACGGCCGCTCCGGGGACGTTCACCGACGCGGAACTGGACCGGTACCGCCGCGCCTGGGCTCGACCGGACGCGCTGACCGGGATGCTCGACTGGTACCGGGCGGCCGCTCGCGCTCCCTCGCCGCCGCCTCGAGAGCGGGTCGACGCCCCGACGACGATCGTCTGGGGCGAGGACGACGCCGCGCTGACGCCGTCGCTCGCGGTCGACAGCGACCAGCGGTGTCGCCGGAGCCGCCTCGAACTCCTGTCGGAGACGAGCCACTGGGTGCAACACGAACGGCCGACCCGACTGACGGAGCTGTTGCTCGAGACGTTCGAAAACGGCGCGTAG
- a CDS encoding DUF2249 domain-containing protein, whose protein sequence is MQSPATVVDSTDAPSDRPRTVIDVRSLGPPEPLKNTLEKLVELPDETVLVQRNDRVPQFLFPKLEDRGYAYETVEGGEASDDGEGRGPSNSRTRSDDEVVTVIWRP, encoded by the coding sequence ATGCAATCGCCCGCTACCGTCGTCGATAGCACCGATGCGCCGAGCGACAGACCGCGGACGGTGATCGACGTGCGGTCGCTCGGCCCGCCGGAGCCGCTGAAAAACACCCTCGAGAAACTGGTCGAACTGCCCGACGAGACCGTCCTCGTCCAGCGCAACGACCGCGTCCCGCAGTTCCTCTTCCCCAAACTCGAGGACCGCGGCTACGCGTACGAGACCGTCGAGGGCGGCGAAGCGTCCGATGACGGCGAGGGACGAGGTCCCTCGAACAGTCGGACGCGGTCCGACGACGAGGTCGTGACCGTCATCTGGCGGCCGTAG
- a CDS encoding DUF2249 domain-containing protein, with amino-acid sequence MTRLDVRDVPPMNRHPKIHDAFEELEPGETLTIVNDHEPKPLFYEFQAEVDAFDADGYEVERVEADEFVARFPKVEA; translated from the coding sequence ATGACACGACTCGACGTCAGGGACGTGCCGCCGATGAACCGCCATCCCAAGATCCACGACGCCTTCGAGGAACTCGAGCCCGGCGAGACGCTGACGATCGTCAACGATCACGAGCCGAAGCCGTTGTTCTACGAGTTCCAGGCGGAGGTCGACGCGTTCGACGCCGACGGCTACGAGGTCGAACGCGTCGAGGCCGACGAGTTCGTCGCCCGGTTCCCCAAGGTCGAGGCGTAG
- a CDS encoding DUF2249 domain-containing protein, which translates to MATDSTASETILDVREIDGPPFDDIVAALEELPADGRLHLIAPFEPKPLYEVLETRGFEREVERNGTSEGASGDAASRETERRDDVWHVFIERA; encoded by the coding sequence ATGGCAACCGATTCAACCGCGTCCGAGACGATCCTCGACGTCCGCGAGATCGACGGCCCGCCGTTCGACGACATCGTCGCCGCCCTCGAGGAGCTCCCGGCGGACGGCCGACTCCACCTGATCGCGCCCTTCGAACCGAAGCCGCTCTACGAGGTCCTCGAGACCCGCGGGTTCGAGCGCGAGGTCGAGCGCAACGGGACCTCGGAGGGAGCGAGCGGCGATGCCGCGAGCCGCGAAACCGAACGACGCGACGACGTCTGGCACGTCTTCATCGAGCGCGCCTAG
- a CDS encoding cupin domain-containing protein, producing MTDTDQLTTRTERRRLDEFEETPHANVFDGEPRTVRLELAAGEGVPAHRHPERTIVCHVLEGTLEMRLGDEKYALEAGEVLRFDGRQEIAPEARTDATALLVLAPRGD from the coding sequence ATGACCGACACCGATCAACTGACGACGCGGACGGAACGCCGACGCCTCGACGAGTTCGAGGAGACGCCCCACGCGAACGTGTTCGACGGCGAGCCGCGGACGGTGCGACTCGAACTCGCCGCCGGCGAGGGCGTGCCGGCGCATCGACATCCCGAACGCACGATCGTCTGTCACGTCCTCGAGGGGACCCTCGAGATGCGGCTCGGCGACGAGAAGTACGCGCTCGAGGCGGGAGAGGTACTCAGGTTCGACGGGCGACAGGAGATCGCGCCCGAGGCCCGAACCGACGCGACGGCGCTACTCGTGTTGGCGCCCCGAGGCGACTAA